GGGGGTGAATTATAAAATAGAGGGTGGAAAGATATTCTTGTCTTATGCTCATGCTCATAGAGAACCAAATAGAGCAGATATTATGGCTAACAATGACGTGAAGCCTGAAAAGCTTCATGATTTTGAAGCCGGTTTAGAAAAGCAGTTTGGATTTTTATCCCTGACAGCGAATGTTTATTACATGTATTATGTGAATCAGTTGGTTTTGAATGGACAACTTAACAGTGTGGGGGCATTTATCCGAAGCAATTCAGGAAAGAGTTACAGACGTGGTGTGGAGATTGGTGCTTTGGCAAAGCTTTCAAAACAATGGGAGGTTTCCGGTAACATTACCTTAAGCCAGAACAGAAATCAGGATTTTAATATTGAAATTGGAAAAACACCTGTAAGTTTAGGAAATACTCAAATTTCATTTTCTCCGAATATGATTGCTAATTTGGGCATAAAGTTTAATCCAAATAAAAATTTCCAGTTTGCCTTAATGAACCAGTATGTTGGAAAGCAGTACCTGGATAATACGGAAGACAAAAATCTAGAGCTTAAAGATTATTTACTGACAGATTTTAATGCACAGTATCAGTTTAAAATTGGGAACAATGATATTGCACTAAAACTATTGGTAAACAACCTGTTCAATAAAAAGTATGTGAATAATGGTTCTGTGAGTGAAGATGGAAGTCCACTTTACTTTGCACAGGCAGGAACAAACTTCATGTTTGGAATCAGTTGGAAAATTCAATAGATTGAAAGAACTGAATGTAAATAAGTGAATTGTAAATTTACCCTGAAAGAGATTAGAGATCATGAATAGTGAACCTATTTTAATATGAAATACTCAAAAGGCTGCTTCGGCAGTCTTTTTTTATATGCGTTAAATATCTTCAAAAAGTCATGAAAAAGTTATAAATTTGCTGCCAAATGAATATTTCAGCATACATTTTAGAATATTTAAAACAATTTGGAACTGTCACGGTTCCAGGCTTTGGGGTGTTTTCTCTGAAAAATTCTAAGGCAATTATCAATTCAGAAAACGGAAGTATCCTGCCTCCTGCAAGTCAGATTGAGTTTACAATTGACTATGAAGTACAGGCTGAAGATCTTACCGTTTATATTGCTAAAGAAAAACAAATGTCTGTAGAGGCTTCCAGAAGTGATCTGAAGATACAGACTGATTTTTGGAAGAAAAAGCTTCAGGCAGAACAGGTTCTTGACATTCAAAATCTGGGAACCATCTTTACTGAAGAAGGACATACTCATTTCAAAGGAAAAAGAGTAGAAGCAGGACGTCCGGATTTTTTCGGATTAGAAGAGATCAGGTTCTCCGACATTAATAATGGAGAGAAAGTAAATACTTCAGAAAATCGCGAAAAGGATTATAAGTTTAAGAAGACCATTCTTTGGTTCTTTCTACTGATAATTCCGATTCTAGGTATTGTATACTTCGCATTTACCCAAAAGGAACTTCTCTTTGGAAAGAAATCCTTTAACAAAGTTTCTGTACAGACTTCTACCCATAGAATTGTAAAGGATACCGTGAAAGTAATGGTTCATACTCCTGAACCTCCGGTTTCAGATTCCCTGAAGAAAGATTCATTGGCAAAACCTGCCGGAAAAACGACTAAACCAGTTCCGGCTGCTCCAAAAAACACTAAGAATAAATGGCAAAAATAAAAACAGCGTCAGAATCCCTGACCATTATGACCAATATCGTTCTTCCGAACGAAACTAACTCTCTAAGAAACCTATTTGGTGGTGAACTTTTAGCAAAAATGGACAGATGTGCTTCTATTTCTGCAGCTAGACACTGTGAAAGAAGAGTAGTAACAGCATCTGTAAACCACGTTTCATTCAATCATCCGATTCCTGAAGGGGGAGTTGTTGTGCTGGAATCTAAAGTTTCTAGAGCATTCTCTACTTCTATGGAGGTATATGTGGATGTATGGTCTGATGATCCGATTAATCAGAAAAAAATTCATACCAATTCTGGAATTTATACCTTCGTTGCAGTAGATGAATTCAACCGTCCTATTCCAATTCCGGATATGGTTCCTGAAACAGAAGATGAAAAAGAAAGATATGCAGCGGCTTTCCGTAGAAAAGAACTTTCATTAATTCTTTCCGGAAGAATGAAACCTTTGGAATCTGTGGAGCTTAAGAAATTATTCCAGGAGCCGGAAGAACCACAATCTTCAAAAAAAGATAAAAAATAAGACTTTAAAATGCTTTTAATACTGGAATATCCAAATTAAAAGCATTTTGTTTTTATATCCATATAATACAATTACAGACACCTTTCTCTGAAATGATGATGGTGTTATTTTGTGAAATCAATTCTTGACATTTGTGTTTAAACTATGAAAATTCTCCTTTTAGATAAAAATCACCCACTCATCACCGAACAGCTTTTAGCTAAAGGCTTTATATTGGAAGAAGACTTTACTTCTACTTATGATGAGGTTTGTAATAAGATCAAAAACTATGATGGTATTATCATCAGAAGCCGTATTCCTTTAGATAAAAATTTTCTTGAGCAGGCTCAAAATCTGAAGTTTATTGCAAGGGTAGGTGCTGGTATGGAAAATATTGATATTCCTGTCGCTGAAAAATTAGGCATTCAATTAATTAATTCTCCGGAGGGAAACAGAGATTCAGTCGCAGAACATGTAGTAGGAATGTTGTTGATCATTATGAACAGGCTTTTCATCGCCTCTCAGGAAGTGAAGAATGGGATTTGGAAACGTGAAGAAAACAGAGGTGATGAATTACTTGGGAAGACTGTAGGTTTAATCGGATACGGAAATATGGGGAAGGCTACGGCTAAAAGACTTTCTGGTTTTGGATGTAAAGTGATTTTCCATGATATTCTTCCGGGATTGGAAGATGAGTTTGCTACTCAGGTTACTTTAGAAGAGCTAAAGGAATCTGCCGAAGTGTTGAGCTTACATATTCCCTTAACTTCTGAAACTCGTTATCTTATTGATGAAACATTTATTTCTGAGATGAAAAATGATTTCTATTTTGTCAATACGGCAAGAGGAAAAAACGTACAAACTAAAAGTTTAGTAGAAGCGTTGAGGTCGGGTAAAGTAAAAGGAGCCTGTTTAGATGTATTGGAATATGAAAAGTCCTCTTTTGAGCACCTTGAAATTGAAAATGAAGATTTACAATATCTGCTGGGATCAGAAAAAGCAATAGTTACTCCACATATTGCTGGCTGGACGCATCAGAGTAAAGAAAAATTAGCTCAGTTTATTGTAGATAAGATTGTTGGAAAATTTGCAAGCTAATTAATATAATCCCTACTGAAATTACTGATTTATGTTAGAATATAGTTGCAAATCTATTTTTAACGTAAGGTTTCCATATGAGTTTCAGTAAACAATATTTTTAAATTTTAAATTATAAAAAAGCACAGATCGAAAGATCTGTGCTTTGCCGTTTATTGCCCAAAAACTGGTATACTTATATAGCAAAGGAAATTTGCTGTTGTTTATTTTTTTATGAGTTTATGTGTACTCTCAGATCCGTCGGCTGTTGCAATCTTAATAAAATAGGTTCCAGTAGGAATTTTTCGCAGGTCTAATTGATTGGTTTCTCCAACTTTGATCAATACTTTTCCTGAAGCATCTAAAACTTGTACTGATTTAGTTATGTATTCTGATTTTATAAAGATCATTTCTGAGGCAGGATTTGGGTACAGTAGTAATTTTGTTTTGCCTGATTTTATTTCTTCAACATGTAACAAAGGTTCCGAGCAGTTTAGAGAAAAACTGTCTCCAACAAATGTCCAACCCTTATCATTAATTAATTGATTACGATATATTTGGCCGCCATTGCCATAAGTTCTTCCAACTGCTCCGACAAGTCGCCCAAGTGGAGAATTAGGATTTTCAGCCCAGCCTTTTAATGTTGCCCCATAATTTCCACAATCTAAGCCACTATAGCCAAAAATCTCTGTCAAATTGACTATTGGAGAAAGTGTCCAATTGCCTAAATTCTTATTAAAATTATTGTTAGACCAAAACATGTAAGACATGTTTGTAACATTAGAAACATCCCAAGAGGAAATGTCTTGGTTAAAACTTGGATAAGAAAACATCTGAGCCATATTTGTGACATTTGAAGTATTCCAGTTATTTAATGGCTGGTTAAAAGACTGAGATGCTTCGAACATCAATGACATATTCTGAACATTTGAAACATTCCAATTATTAATATTCTGGTTGAATGCTTTAGCACGATTAAACATGGAACTCATATTGGTTACATTGGAAACATTCCAATTGCCAATATCCTGATTGAAGGCGTCAGCATAAAAAAACATCTGGTTCATGTCTGTAACTTTTGATGTATTCCAATTACCAATTGGCTTATTAAAAGCTTTAGCATTAAAAAATAAACTACTCATATTAGTCACGTTGCCAACATTCCAGTTATTAATATTGTTTACAATTGATAAGTTTGTACACCCTGAAAAGAACGAACTAAGGTTGGTAACTCCTGAAAAATCAGGAATATCTGTTGCCGTAATTTGAATATTTGCATATCCCGAAAACATTCCTGATAAATTAGTATTCCAGGTAATTTGCCCCCATTGTGTTAGTTCTACAACTTTATCTGCGTCAGTTCCAGAGTTAAGTCTAAATGTGCCAGTTGGCATTATTGAAACATTATAGGTTCCTATTGAGGGAACGCTTATTTCTGTTAAGCCCGTGTTTCCTGTTCCATTACCTGTAATAGTAGAATTGTTGGTCTTTACATATGAATAGCTGTAGATGCCTTGAGTATTTAATTTTATTTTTGGGTTGCTAGCATCGCTCACTAAAAATTTTAATATAAGTGGAGACTGTGCCTGTAGAGCATTCATGACCAAAAAGAAGAAAGAGAAATAGTAAATTTTTTTCAACATTTATTTTTTTTTGGTTGTAAAAATACATATTTCCCATAAATAAGACATTAATTGAAAATTAAAAATGTAAATTAAGTACAAATTATTTTTTTTTGTGTATGTACTGTATTTATTTAAAATATGTATTTCTAAAAATCTGTTCTTAATTAGTTTTACAATTAAAAAAATAAATACTTAATCTAATATTATAAAAAAGTGTCTCGACATTAAGAAGATTTGCGTAAAGTGATTTATATTCTTCAAAAAAGTACATTAATAATGTTAAATAATTCATAATCTATACTGTTCTTTCATAATTTATTTTGAGTTTTACTAAATTGCCGCTCATTTTTGAATCTTATGAAGATGCGTAATTTAGTACTTGCTGTAACGGTTGCTTTATCCCTTTTATCCTGTAAAAATAAATCTGAATCCAAAGAGGTTTCAGCTGAAAATACCACCAATCTTCCGAACTATGGGAATGTAGATCTGGGAAATGTGTTTACAAAAGCAGATAGACAGCTTTCCAATAAGGAATCACTCACAGGTTATATAGATCAGTACTATAAAAAAGTATGGGAAGGCGGGGATCTTAGCGGGGGAATCTTAGTGGCAAAAGGTGACGAAATTTTATATGAAAACTATAGAGGCTTCGGAAGAGAAGGTAACCAGATGCCTATTGATAAAAATACACCATTACATGTAGCTTCGGTTTCAAAAACATTAACGGCCATGGCCATGATGAAGCTTGTAGAAGCCGGAAAAATAAAACTTACCGATCATCTTACCCAATTCTTTCCAGGATTTCCTTATCCAAATGTAACGGTTCAGACGTTATTGGACCAAAGAAGCGGATTGCCTAAATACGAATACTTTATTACCAAAATACAGCCTGCACCGGCAGAGCTTTCCAAGCAGTTTATTACCAATCAGGATGTTTTGAATATGATTATTAAATATAAACCGGATCTGGCTAGAGATACCGATACTGGGTTTATGTATTGTAATACAAACTTTGCCTTATTGGCTTTGCTGATTGAAAAAGTAACTCAAACTCCTTTTCCACAGGCGATGAAAGAAATGGTATTCACACCGCTGAAAATGACCCATTCTTATATTTTCCAGGAAAAAGATATCCCAACGGCTTCACAATCATTCTACTATGGTGGGAACAAATTATATCCACTGGATAGATTAGATCTGATCTATGGAGACAAAAATGTCTATACCACACCGAGAGACCTGCTTAATTTTTCAAAAGCAATGTATTCGAAGGACTTTCTGAAACCTGAGCTGATGCAGATGGTATTTGCGCCATACAGCAATGAAAAAGCAGGAATGAACAATTATGGTCTTGGTTTTAGAATGAAAATATTTGATAACGGTGAAAAACTGACCTATCATAATGGATGGTGGCATGGAACCAATTCCGTATTTGCCCACCTTTTAAAATCTAAAGTTACTATTGTAGCCATTGGAAACAAATATTCGGGTAAAGTTTATACAGCACTTGCATTATCAGGATTA
This Chryseobacterium sp. G0162 DNA region includes the following protein-coding sequences:
- a CDS encoding 2-hydroxyacid dehydrogenase; the encoded protein is MKILLLDKNHPLITEQLLAKGFILEEDFTSTYDEVCNKIKNYDGIIIRSRIPLDKNFLEQAQNLKFIARVGAGMENIDIPVAEKLGIQLINSPEGNRDSVAEHVVGMLLIIMNRLFIASQEVKNGIWKREENRGDELLGKTVGLIGYGNMGKATAKRLSGFGCKVIFHDILPGLEDEFATQVTLEELKESAEVLSLHIPLTSETRYLIDETFISEMKNDFYFVNTARGKNVQTKSLVEALRSGKVKGACLDVLEYEKSSFEHLEIENEDLQYLLGSEKAIVTPHIAGWTHQSKEKLAQFIVDKIVGKFAS
- a CDS encoding acyl-CoA thioesterase, producing MAKIKTASESLTIMTNIVLPNETNSLRNLFGGELLAKMDRCASISAARHCERRVVTASVNHVSFNHPIPEGGVVVLESKVSRAFSTSMEVYVDVWSDDPINQKKIHTNSGIYTFVAVDEFNRPIPIPDMVPETEDEKERYAAAFRRKELSLILSGRMKPLESVELKKLFQEPEEPQSSKKDKK
- a CDS encoding BspA family leucine-rich repeat surface protein, with the protein product MLKKIYYFSFFFLVMNALQAQSPLILKFLVSDASNPKIKLNTQGIYSYSYVKTNNSTITGNGTGNTGLTEISVPSIGTYNVSIMPTGTFRLNSGTDADKVVELTQWGQITWNTNLSGMFSGYANIQITATDIPDFSGVTNLSSFFSGCTNLSIVNNINNWNVGNVTNMSSLFFNAKAFNKPIGNWNTSKVTDMNQMFFYADAFNQDIGNWNVSNVTNMSSMFNRAKAFNQNINNWNVSNVQNMSLMFEASQSFNQPLNNWNTSNVTNMAQMFSYPSFNQDISSWDVSNVTNMSYMFWSNNNFNKNLGNWTLSPIVNLTEIFGYSGLDCGNYGATLKGWAENPNSPLGRLVGAVGRTYGNGGQIYRNQLINDKGWTFVGDSFSLNCSEPLLHVEEIKSGKTKLLLYPNPASEMIFIKSEYITKSVQVLDASGKVLIKVGETNQLDLRKIPTGTYFIKIATADGSESTHKLIKK
- a CDS encoding serine hydrolase domain-containing protein; translation: MKMRNLVLAVTVALSLLSCKNKSESKEVSAENTTNLPNYGNVDLGNVFTKADRQLSNKESLTGYIDQYYKKVWEGGDLSGGILVAKGDEILYENYRGFGREGNQMPIDKNTPLHVASVSKTLTAMAMMKLVEAGKIKLTDHLTQFFPGFPYPNVTVQTLLDQRSGLPKYEYFITKIQPAPAELSKQFITNQDVLNMIIKYKPDLARDTDTGFMYCNTNFALLALLIEKVTQTPFPQAMKEMVFTPLKMTHSYIFQEKDIPTASQSFYYGGNKLYPLDRLDLIYGDKNVYTTPRDLLNFSKAMYSKDFLKPELMQMVFAPYSNEKAGMNNYGLGFRMKIFDNGEKLTYHNGWWHGTNSVFAHLLKSKVTIVAIGNKYSGKVYTALALSGLFEDFPLQKDKLHSVMNDNKDTLNNGHEVFGE